From the Solanum pennellii chromosome 4, SPENNV200 genome, one window contains:
- the LOC107015792 gene encoding probable calcium-binding protein CML16, protein MMTTLKSDQLKQLKDIFMRFDLNGDGSLTQLELAALLRSLGLKPGCGDQLHVLLSKIDHNGNGSVEFDELVDAIMPDMNEDILINQDQLMELFQSFDRDGNGYITAAELAGQMSKMGHPLTYRELSNLMQEADTNGDGVISFNEFANILGKSATDFLGLNNVSESVA, encoded by the coding sequence ATGATGACAACTCTCAAATCTGATCAACTCAAACAGCTAAAAGACATATTCATGCGTTTCGATCTCAACGGCGACGGCAGCCTAACTCAGCTAGAACTCGCCGCACTCCTCCGTTCCCTCGGCCTGAAACCCGGTTGCGGAGATCAACTCCATGTTTTACTCTCTAAAATCGATCATAACGGCAATGGATCTGTTGAATTTGATGAGCTTGTAGATGCAATTATGCCTGATATGAATGAAGATATATTAATCAATCAAGATCAGCTAATGGAGCTTTTTCAATCGTTCGATCGCGACGGTAATGGCTACATTACCGCCGCTGAACTCGCCGGACAAATGTCGAAAATGGGTCATCCGTTAACGTATAGAGAATTGTCAAATTTGATGCAAGAAGCTGATACTAATGGAGATGGGGTTATAAGTTTTAATGAATTTGCTAATATTCTTGGAAAATCTGCTACCGATTTTCTCGGATTAAATAACGTCTCCGAATCGGTTGCTTGA
- the LOC107015790 gene encoding putative phospholipid-transporting ATPase 9, which produces MKTGRRRKLHFSKIYTFKCGRDSFLGDVDHSQIGGPGYSRVVYCNEPSSFESVIRDYVGNYVSTTKYSSATFLPKSLFEQFRRVANFYFLVIAILSFTPLTPYSPATAVIPLVIVIGVTMLKEGIEDWQRKQQDIEMNNRKVKVHQENGVFNQTEWKNLRVGDIVKVEKDEFFPADLLLLSSSYEDAVCYVETMNLDGETNLKLKQALEVTSSLHEDSHFKDFKAFVKCEDPNANLYAFVGTMEYGEKQNHLSPQQLLLRDSKLRNTDYIYGAVIFTGHDTKVMQNATDPPSKRSNVERRMDKIIYFLFVLLVTMSFVGSVCFGFLTKEDLYDGHKRWYLQPDESNIYYDPNRAFAASVYHFLTAVMLYSYLIPISLYVSIEIVKVLQSMFINQDIHMYHEETDRPAHARTSNLNEELGQVDTILSDKTGTLTCNSMEFVKCSVAGTAYGRGITDVEKAMAKRNGSPLIEDSAVSPKKSSIKGFNFQDERIMNGSWVQEPHLDVIQKFFRLLAVCHTVIPEVDEETSKISYEAESPDEAAFVVAAKEIGFELVKRTQTSVSVHELDPVSGKKVERLYTVLNVLEFNSARKRMSVIVKDEEGKILLLCKGADSVMFERLAKSGREFEEITREHVNEYADAGLRTLILAYREITKDEYLVFNEQFLEAKNSVSADRDALIDEATKKIEKELILLGATAVEDKLQQGVPECIDKLAQAGIKIWVLTGDKMETAINIGYACSLLRQGMKQIIINLETPDIIATEKGGDKDAIAKTSKESVVRQIIEGKALLTDSKAKAFALIIDGKSLTYALADDTKRLLLDLAIGCASVICCRSSPKQKALVTRLVKFGTGKTTLAIGDGANDVGMLQEADIGIGISGVEGMQAVMSSDVAIAQFRFLERLLLVHGHWCYRRISSMICYFFYKNVAFGFTLFLYETYASFSAQLAYNDWFLSLYNVFFTSLPVIALGVFDQDVSARYCLKFPILYQEGIQNVLFSWRRIIGWMLNGVCSAAIIFFICITTLDPQAFDKNGKTGDYSILGATMYTCVVWVVNCQMALAVSYFTLIQHIFIWGGIALWYIFLLIYGAMPTTLSTNAYQVFVEALVPSPLYWLVTLLVVVSALAPYFTYEAIQFRFFPMYHGMIQWIRYEGNSNDPEFCNDVRQRSIRLTTVGFTARLIARSNSSLKRHEWYSRMIFD; this is translated from the exons atgaagacaGGAAGGAGGAGGAAATTGCATTTTAGCAAGATTTACACATTTAAATGTGGGAGAGATTCATTTTTAGGTGATGTTGATCATTCACAAATTGGAGGTCCAGGATATTCAAGAGTTGTTTATTGTAATGAACCAAGTAGTTTTGAGTCTGTAATTAGAGATTATGTTGGAAATTATGTAAGTACTACAAAGTATAGTTCTGCAACTTTCTTGCCAAAGTCCTTATTTGAACAGTTTAGAAGAGTGGCTAATTTTTACTTTCTTGTAATTGCTATATTATCCTTCACACCACTTACTCCTTATTCTCCTGCCACTGCTGTTATTCCTCTTGTTATTGTTATTGGAGTCACCATGTTGAAAGAAGGTATTGAGGATTGGCAGAGAAAACAACAG GATATTGAGATGAATAATAGGAAGGTTAAAGTACATCAAGAAAATGGAGTTTTTAACCAAACAGAATGGAAAAACTTGAGAGTTGGTGACATTGTTAAGGTGGAGAAGGATGAGTTCTTCCCGGCAGATTTACTGTTGCTTTCGTCTAGTTATGAAGATGCAGTGTGCTATGTTGAAACCATGAATCTTGATGGGGAGACTAATTTAAAGCTTAAGCAGGCATTGGAGGTTACTTCATCGTTGCACGAAGATTCACACTTCAAAGACTTTAAGGCTTTTGTTAAATGTGAAGATCCTAATGCTAATTTATATGCTTTTGTTGGAACTATGGAGTATGGAGAAAAGCAGAATCATCTTTCTCCCCAGCAATTACTTCTCAGGGACTCTAAATTGCGGAACACAGATTACATATATGGGGCTGTTATCTTTACTGGTCACGATACAAAGGTCATGCAGAATGCTACTGATCCACCTTCGAAAAGAAGCAATGTTGAGAGGAGAATGGATAAGATCatttacttcttatttgttCTTTTGGTCACTATGTCCTTTGTTGGATCAGTCTGCTTTGGATTTCTGACTAAAGAGGACTTATATGATGGACATAAGAGGTGGTATCTACAGCCTGATGAATCGAACATATATTATGATCCCAATAGAGCTTTTGCTGCTTCCGTATACCATTTTCTGACAGCCGTGATGTTGTATAGCTACTTGATTCCGATATCCTTATATGTGTCAATAGAAATTGTTAAAGTTCTTCAGAGTATGTTCATTAATCAGGACATTCATATGTATCATGAAGAAACGGATAGACCAGCACATGCCCGCACCTCAAATTTAAATGAGGAACTTGGTCAGGTTGACACAATACTTTCAGACAAAACCGGTACCTTAACTTGTAACTCAATGGAGTTTGTCAAGTGTTCAGTAGCTGGAACGGCTTATGGACGTGGTATTACAGATGTCGAGAAGGCTATGGCTAAAAGAAATGGTTCTCCATTGATTGAGGATTCTGCTGTTAGTCCAAAGAAGTCCTCAATAAAAGGCTTCAACTTTCAAGACGAGCGAATCATGAATGGGAGTTGGGTGCAAGAGCCTCATTTAGACGTTATACAGAAGTTTTTCCGTTTATTAGCAGTCTGTCATACAGTCATACCAGAAGTAGATGAAGAAACAAGTAAGATATCATATGAAGCTGAATCTCCAGACGAGGCGGCCTTTGTAGTTGCAGCTAAAGAAATTGGCTTTGAATTAGTTAAAAGGACACAAACAAGTGTGTCAGTGCATGAGTTGGATCCGGTATCTGGCAAGAAAGTCGAGAG GTTATATACAGTTTTGAATGTGTTGGAGTTTAATAGTGCAAGAAAGAGGATGTCTGTAATAGTAAAAGATGAGGAGGGAAAGATATTGCTACTCTGCAAAGGTGCTGATAG TGTGATGTTTGAAAGGCTCGCGAAGAGTGGAAGAGAATTTGAAGAGATAACAAGGGAACATGTAAATGAGTATGCTGATGCAGGCTTGAGGACCTTGATACTGGCTTATCGAGAAATCACCAAGGACGAATACCTAGTGTTCAATGAGCAGTTTTTAGAGGCCAAGAATTCAGTCAGTGCAGACCGTGATGCGTTGATTGATGAAGCAActaaaaagattgaaaaggagTTGATTCTACTCGGCGCCACTGCTGTTGAAGACAAACTCCAACAAGGA GTTCCTGAATGCATTGACAAACTTGCACAAGCTGGTATCAAGATATGGGTTTTGACAGGGGATAAGATGGAAACAGCCATTAATATCGG CTATGCCTGTAGTTTGCTTAGACAAGGAATGAAGCAAATTATCATAAATTTGGAAACACCTGATATTATTGCAACCGAGAAAGGAGGAGACAAAGATGCTATTGCCAAG ACGTCAAAGGAAAGTGTTGTACGACAAATTATAGAAGGGAAAGCTTTACTAACGGATTCAAAGGCAAAGGCATTTGCTTTGATCATTGATGGGAAATCACTTACATATGCTCTAGCAGATGACACAAAAAGATTGCTTTTAGACCTTGCGATTGGATGTGCCTCTGTTATATGTTGCCGTTCATCACCTAAACAAAAGGCATTG GTAACAAGACTTGTCAAATTTGGGACTGGAAAGACAACTTTAGCCATTGGAGATGGAGCTAATGATGTAGGAATGCTTCAAGAAGCTGATATTGGAATTGGAATCAGTGGTGTTGAAGGAATGCAG GCTGTTATGTCAAGTGATGTTGCAATTGCTCAGTTCCGATTCTTGGAACGTTTGCTTTTAGTACATGGTCATTGGTGTTACAGAAGGATCTCTTCAATG ATATGCTACTTTTTCTACAAAAACGTTGCATTCGGCTTTACTCTCTTCTTATACGAGACATATGCATCGTTTTCTGCACAACTTGCATATAACGATTGGTTTCTGTCGCTTTACAATGTGTTCTTCACATCATTACCAGTGATTGCTCTGGGAGTCTTTGATCAAGATGTATCCGCTCGATATTGTCTTAAG TTTCCTATACTGTATCAAGAAGGTATACAAAACGTCCTTTTCAGCTGGCGTCGTATAATTGGCTGGATGTTGAATGGTGTCTGCAGTGCAGCTATTATCTTCTTCATCTGCATAACAACGCTAGATCCTCAGGCCTTCGATAAAAATGGTAAAACTGGTGACTACAGTATCTTGGGAGCAACAATGTACACATGTGTTGTTTGGGTTGTAAACTGTCAGATGGCTCTAGCTGTTAGTTATTTCACCTTGATCCAACACATCTTCATCTGGGGTGGAATAGCTCTCTGGTACATCTTCCTTCTAATATACGGAGCCATGCCTACGACTCTTTCCACCAACGCATACCAAGTCTTCGTGGAAGCTCTTGTTCCCTCCCCGTTATACTGGTTAGTCACACTGTTAGTAGTTGTTTCAGCTCTAGCCCCTTACTTTACATACGAAGCAATTCAGTTCCGATTCTTCCCAATGTACCACGGGATGATTCAATGGATAAGGTATGAGGGAAACTCGAATGACCCTGAGTTCTGCAACGACGTGAGGCAGAGGTCAATAAGACTCACAACTGTAGGTTTTACTGCTCGTTTGATAGCAAGATCTAATTCTAGTCTAAAACGACATGAATGGTATTCACGGATGATATTCGATTAG
- the LOC107016106 gene encoding ABC transporter G family member 21, with protein MLPHDQDNSSNIHGSSSNVLVRARMDNISLQIEPNGPTCNVSPRVNDDRISNHQQSQHAKLSILRESLHPVTLKFEDVSYTIKLKSNKGGYFFSHQQKQNRVILQNVMGIVKPGELLAMLGPSGSGKTTLLTSLAGRLHGKFSGNITYNDQQFSSSMKRKIGFVTQDDVLYPHLTVFETLTYAALLRLPSKLTKEEKIEQVELVIMELGLTRCRNSMIGGQLFRGISGGERKRVSIGQEMLVNPSLLLLDEPTSGLDSTTAQRIVATLRWLARGGRTVVTTIHQPSSTLFRMFDKIIVLTEGCPIYYGKSSLVMEYFASIGYAPGFNFMNPADFLLDLANGITHDTRHDDQHELIIKQDQSENQNATKQSLISSYRKNIYPSLKEETNQSCKRSIRSSSISRDDQWTTSWWLQFKVLLGRGLKERKHEAYSGLRIFQVMSVSFLSGLLWWHCNTNHIMDQVGLLFFFSIFWGFFPLFSAIFAFPQERPMLIRERSSGMYRLSSYYFARTVGDLPMELVLPTIFVTVTYWMGGLKPKFLTFISTLLIILLNVLVSQGIGLALGAILMDVKQATTLSSVLMLVFLLASGYYIQHIPIFINWLKYISFSHYCYKLLLGVQYSRNEVYECGIGKYCEVLEFPPIKYLGIDNLVLDVVALVVMLVVYRLLAYVALRLWHQ; from the exons ATGTTGCCTCATGATCAAGATAATAGTAGTAACATCCATGGTAGTTCGAGTAACGTTCTTGTACGTGCTCGAATGGATAACATCTCACTTCAGATCGAACCAAATGGTCCAACGTGTAACGTTAGTCCTCGCGTGAACGATGATAGAatctcaaatcatcaacaatcaCAACATGCTAAATTATCAATTCTTCGTGAATCTTTACACCCTGTTACACTTAAG tttGAAGATGTTTCATACACTATCAAATTGAAAAGTAACAAAGGGGgttattttttttcacatcAACAAAAGCAAAATAGAGTGATACTTCAAAATGTCATGGGAATAGTTAAGCCTGGTGAACTTTTGGCCATGTTAGGTCCATCAGGAAGTGGTAAAACAACTCTCCTAACATCGTTAGCTGGTCGATTACACGGTAAATTCTCCGGTAACATAACTTACAACGATCAACAATTTTCAAGCTCGATGAAACGAAAAATTGGTTTCGTGACACAAGATGATGTGTTATATCCTCATTTGACCGTTTTCGAGACGTTGACATACGCTGCTTTGTTAAGATTACCTAGTAAATTaacaaaagaagagaaaattgagcaagtAGAGTTAGTTATTATGGAATTAGGGTTAACAAGATGTAGAAATAGTATGATTGGTGGACAATTATTTAGGGGAATTTCAGGTGGAGAGAGAAAAAGAGTGAGTATTGGACAAGAAATGTTAGTGAATCCTAGTTTATTGTTACTTGATGAACCAACTTCAGGGCTTGATTCGACTACAGCTCAACGTATAGTGGCAACGTTACGTTGGTTGGCTAGAGGGGGTCGGACCGTGGTCACAACGATACATCAACCTTCTAGTACGTTGTTTAGAATGTTCGATAAAATTATCGTCTTGACGGAAGGTTGTCCGATTTATTATGGGAAAAGTAGCCTTGTTATGGAATATTTTGCATCGATAGGCTATGCTCCTGGATTCAATTTCATGAACCCTGCTGATTTTCTACTTGATCTTGCTAATG GTATTACACATGATACAAGGCATGATGATCAACATGAACTTATTATTAAACAAGATCAATCTGAAAATCAAAATGCAACCAAACAGTCCTTAATTTCCTCTtataggaaaaatatttatCCTTCATTGAAAGAGGAAACTAATCAAAGTTGCAAGCGTTCGATTCGTTCATCATCAATAA GTCGCGACGATCAATGGACCACAAGTTGGTGGTTGCAATTTAAGGTTTTGCTTGGTAGAGGacttaaagaaagaaaacatgAAGCCTACTCTGGTCTAAGAATTTTCCAAGTGATGTCTGTTTCATTTCTATCTGGACTCTTATGGTGGCATTGTAATACTAATCATATAATGGATCAG GTGGGATTactatttttcttctcaatATTTTGGGGATTCTTTCCTTTGTTTAGTGCCATATTTGCATTCCCACAAGAGCGTCCAATGCTCATAAGAGAGCGTTCATCCGGCATGTATCGCCTTTCGTCTTACTACTTTGCACGAACCGTGGGTGATTTACCTATGGAACTTGTACTTCCAACAATCTTCGTAACAGTAACATACTGGATGGGTGGTCTAAAGCCAAAATTTCTCACATTTATATCGACCCTTTTGATCATACTTTTAAATGTGCTAGTGTCTCAAGGAATTGGCCTAGCACTTGGTGCAATACTAATGGATGTGAAACAAGCCACAACATTATCTTCAGTGTTGATGCTTGTGTTTTTGCTAGCAAGTGGATACTACATTCAACATATTCCTATTTTCATTAATTGGCTCAAGTACATATCATTTAGCCACTATTGTTACAAACTTCTACTTGGAGTACAATATTCAAGAAATGAGGTTTATGAATGTGGAATTGGGAAATATTGTGAAGTATTGGAATTTCCACCTATTAAGTATCTTGGAATTGACAATTTGGTACTTGATGTGGTGGCATTGGTTGTTATGTTGGTGGTGTATAGGCTATTGGCTTATGTTGCTTTGAGGTTGTGGCATCAATGA